The following coding sequences lie in one Arachis ipaensis cultivar K30076 chromosome B05, Araip1.1, whole genome shotgun sequence genomic window:
- the LOC107640788 gene encoding zinc finger MYM-type protein 1-like — MKVWGFVRSSSPFRRFNANWFDDMATDIVRAAASETTKVIVNDLGDELFAVLIDEARDISIKEKMLVCLRYVNKEGQVREHFLGLVHVSNANTLSLKLALESLLETYNLSLSRIRGQGYDGAGNMQGEFNGLKTFILKENSYAFYVHCFAHQLQLALVMVAKKQVEIALFFNLLTNLCNVVGAFCKQREILRDSQMIKTIEALQSGKISSGHGLNQEMALKRAGDTRWGSHYGTILRLISLFPSVVNVLKYAEEDGNNSEQIA; from the exons atgaaggtgtggggattcgtgcgcTCCAGTTCTCCTTTTCGAAGATTTAATGCAAATTGGTTTGATGACATGGCAACTG ATATTGTAAGAGCTGCAGCAAGTGAAACAACAAAAGTTATTGTTAATGATCTCGGGGATGAATTGTTTGCTGTTTTGATTGATGAAGCCCGCGACATTTCTATTAAGGAGAAAATGTTAGTTTGTTTAAGGTATGTGAATAAAGAAGGGCAAGTTAGGGAGCATTTTCTTGGTCTTGTTCATGTTTCTAATGCCAATACTTTATCTCTAAAATTAGCATTGGAGTCATTATTAGAAACATATAATTTAAGTTTATCAAGAATACGTGGACAAGGATACGATGGTGCAGGTAATATGCAAGGAGAATTTAATGGTTTGAAAACTTTCATATTGAAAGAAAATTCTTATGCTTTCTATGTACATTGCTTTGCCCACCAACTTCAGTTAGCTCTTGTAATGGTTGCAAAAAAACAAGTTGAAATCGCtttgttttttaatttgttaactaATTTGTGCAATGTTGTTGGAGCTTTTTGTAAACAAAGAGAGATTCTTCGTGATAGTCAGATGATTAAGACAATTGAAGCAttacaaagtgggaaaatttcTAGTGGACATGGTTTGAATCAAGAAATGGCTTTAAAGAGAGCTGGAGACACCAGATGGGGTTCACACTATGGAACTATACTTagattaatttctttgtttccttcCGTGGTTAATGTTCTTAAATATGCTGAGGAAGATGGAAATAATTCAGAACAAATAGCTTAA